GCTTGGCTCATTATCGATTAGTCCTCGTCCATCAGGTCGATACCGATCGCTCGCTTGATCTGATCGCGCAGTCCGCTCGACCCCGCACCGCCGCCGAGCGTCACGAACGTCGGTTCGATGCTCGTATCCACGATACTCCGCGGCTCCCGCGACAACAGCGCCACGTCGTCGTCGTGCATCACGACGATCCCGACGTCCTCGTCGCGAGCGACCTCGCGAACGGCGTCGTCCAGCGCATCGGCGTCCTCGCTCTCCACGTTGTGGAACTTCCGGACGCCAGCGAGCCTGAAGCCGGTGGTGAAGTCCGGACTCCCGATGACGGCGATCTCCTGACTCATATCGTGACCAGCTCCTGTTCGATCTCGTCCTCGTCCAGTCCAGCCTCTCGGCCGCGCGCGATCGCACGGATGTTGTCCACTTCGCGCTCCTTCGCGATGACGTACGCCAGCACCGGCGAGATCGATATCGGGTGGACGTGCGAGAGACTGTCCGCGTACTCCTGGAGCGCCGCGTCCAGCGCACGCTCGAAGCCGATGAGGCTATCCGCGTCCTCGAGCTCCGCGAGCGCCGGCCCGATGTCGTCGCCGTACTCGCTCTCGCGGATGCGGGCGACGAGCTCGCTCCGGTTCGACACGAGCCCGGAGAGCTCGCCGCGCGAGAACAGCACGCCGCCCTCGATGAAGTACGCCTCGGGGTCGAGGTCGGTACCGCTGCGCGCGAGCCGGAGCGCGTTCCGCGCGTTCCGGAAGTCGATCTCGGCCTGCATGAACTCCGCGTACAGCGCGAGCGGACTGTCGGGCTCGTACGAGCCGATCTCGTCGAGCAAGTGCTCGTAGAACGCGCGGTCGACCGCGTTCTCCAGAGGGACGAGGACGTCCGTCTCCTCGTACTCTGGGAACGCCGCCCGCATGCCGTCCTCGAAGATGGTGCCGTCGAGCAGTTCGACGACGCCCTCGATGGACTGGGCCTCCAGGAGCCGGTCGAGGAAGCGCTCGTCGAACTCGCCGGCCCGGATCAGGTCGGACTCGATCTCCTCGCGCGACGCACCCGAGTACAGGCCGCGAAGCACCGTCTTCACGTTCCAGACGTCGAACTTCCGGAGGTACGCCGCGATCTGATCGTAGAGCCGACCGCCGGCCCAGTCCAGGACGTCCTCGAAGTTCTCCGCGAGATTCCGGTTCAGCGCGTACTCGATGAGGTCCACGCCACTGTAGCGCGACCCGAGCGCGTTCATCTCCGTCTCGTACTCGGACTCCTCCATGTACCGGGAGATCTCGCCCGGACCCATCCGAACGAGCTTCCGGTAGTCCTCGTCGTCGAAGAGCTTCGCACGGCGGGCCCGGATCCGCGCGTTCACGTACTCCGGATTGGCTCCCTGTGCGCTGCTCATTCTTCCTCTTCGAACAGTTGGTTACTGATCTCCTTGAGGTTGTCCTCCCAGACGTCCTCGAGGAGCGAATCGAACGTGTTGTTCACGCGAACCCGACTCTCCTCGGCTTCCACGACCACGCCACCGAGGCACTCGTGCGTGCCGGCGACGGCGTAGCCGTCGTAGTCCGCGACGACGTCCTCGAGGAGCTCCTGGTCGTCCTCGCGACCGTAGACGCTCACGGCCGCTCCGTCGTCGAACTCGACGCTCGCCGCGTCCAGCAACGCGGTCGTGAGCTCCGTGCGCTGCTCGCCCTCCATCGTCGCGAGCTCGGACTCGACGCGCTCGCGGACGTCCTGGAGGACGTCCCGTCGCGCCTCGAGACGCATCTGCTTGGCCTCGAGCTTCGCGCTGGAGAGCTTCTGTTCTCGCTCCTGTTCGACCGTTCGCTCCGCCGCGCGCTCTGCCTCCTCGATCGTCTCCTCGGCGTCCGTCTCGGCCTGCTCGACGATCTCGTCGGCTCGTTCGTCGCCGTCCGCTCGTATCTCTTCCGCACGCGCGCGGGCTTCGTCCCGGATGTCCTCAACGACTGTATCCAGACTCATTGTGGAAAACGAAGCGGTTGATTACCCGACGAACAGCGGGACGAGCGCCAGGATGACGAGCGTCTCGGGCAGGACCGTCATCAGGATGGCGATACCTGTGGAGATCGAGTCCTCGGCGAGCGCGCCGATGGCGGCTGCGCCGATCCCACGCTCGGCGTACCCGGAGCCGAGTGCGGCGAGACCGATGCCGATCGCGGCAGCGGCGGGCTTTTCGAGCGCGGGCGAGGAAGCGGCCTGCGTCCCGTCGTTCTGTAGTGCAACACCGAGACTGAGTACGTGTTCTGCGAGTTCCATCATAATTTGCGTAGTCCTCCGTGTCTACCAGACAGGTCGTACTGGCCACAGCGCACCCATAAAACTTCCCAAAGAAATCGGCCGGTACCGGACGTATAACCCTGAAAAACAGGGGGCAGATATAAAGACGTTTTCGGTCTCGGTTCGCGGATGGGCCGGTACGCCACAGTTCACCCGCGAGAGCTGGGTCGCTGCTCGACGCGAGAGCCGGACGGTTCGTCGAATCGAAGAACGGACGGTTCGTCGAAGACGGGTTCGACCGAGGGTTAGTCCTCGGTCGTGTACTCGCGATCGTACCCGAACGGCTCGAAGACGCGACCGCCGCCCTCGTAGAACTTGTCGAAGAACTCCACGAACTCGAGACGCACGCCCTGCAGGCCGGCGCTCGTCACGCCGAGGACGAGGACGAGCAGGTGGCCGACGACGAAGATGACGACGCCGAGGAGCACGAACGG
Above is a genomic segment from Halorubellus sp. JP-L1 containing:
- a CDS encoding V-type ATP synthase subunit F gives rise to the protein MSQEIAVIGSPDFTTGFRLAGVRKFHNVESEDADALDDAVREVARDEDVGIVVMHDDDVALLSREPRSIVDTSIEPTFVTLGGGAGSSGLRDQIKRAIGIDLMDED
- a CDS encoding V-type ATP synthase subunit C; this encodes MSSAQGANPEYVNARIRARRAKLFDDEDYRKLVRMGPGEISRYMEESEYETEMNALGSRYSGVDLIEYALNRNLAENFEDVLDWAGGRLYDQIAAYLRKFDVWNVKTVLRGLYSGASREEIESDLIRAGEFDERFLDRLLEAQSIEGVVELLDGTIFEDGMRAAFPEYEETDVLVPLENAVDRAFYEHLLDEIGSYEPDSPLALYAEFMQAEIDFRNARNALRLARSGTDLDPEAYFIEGGVLFSRGELSGLVSNRSELVARIRESEYGDDIGPALAELEDADSLIGFERALDAALQEYADSLSHVHPISISPVLAYVIAKEREVDNIRAIARGREAGLDEDEIEQELVTI
- a CDS encoding V-type ATP synthase subunit E — translated: MSLDTVVEDIRDEARARAEEIRADGDERADEIVEQAETDAEETIEEAERAAERTVEQEREQKLSSAKLEAKQMRLEARRDVLQDVRERVESELATMEGEQRTELTTALLDAASVEFDDGAAVSVYGREDDQELLEDVVADYDGYAVAGTHECLGGVVVEAEESRVRVNNTFDSLLEDVWEDNLKEISNQLFEEEE